From a region of the Deinococcus metallilatus genome:
- a CDS encoding N-acetylglucosamine kinase: MRAILAVDGGGTKTDAALIDERGHVVFHARGEGVNPFDQPDWSAVLEVLLARVPRPYGAAGLGLPGYGEAPEVTARQDEAARGLAVPLTLVNDVEAAHVGAFAGGAGTLILAGTGSMVWAADGAGGHTRAGGWGDVLGDEGSAHWIGLRALNRLTRSLDGRLAFGGLEQAVLEAVRGEWPSSPDLTPSAAVLTWLGRLGHPRSGIAALARVVDAAAERGEPEARQLLASAAGELAQAARAAQRRLPSAGPRWSVAGGVTRSRIVRDHLKGELGAAHFREVRLPPLGGAALLGARRAGWTLTPEWVQTLATELAHLPGGTPQGTRGEPCPTTSAP, translated from the coding sequence GTGAGGGCCATCCTCGCGGTGGATGGTGGGGGCACCAAGACCGACGCGGCGCTGATCGACGAACGTGGGCATGTGGTCTTCCATGCCCGCGGGGAAGGAGTCAACCCCTTCGACCAACCGGATTGGTCCGCCGTGCTGGAGGTGCTCCTGGCGCGGGTGCCCCGGCCCTACGGCGCGGCAGGCCTGGGGCTGCCCGGCTATGGGGAAGCCCCAGAGGTCACGGCCCGGCAGGACGAGGCCGCGCGGGGGCTCGCCGTCCCCCTCACGCTGGTGAACGATGTCGAGGCGGCACATGTGGGTGCCTTTGCTGGCGGCGCGGGCACCCTGATCCTGGCGGGCACCGGCTCGATGGTCTGGGCGGCGGACGGGGCGGGCGGGCACACCCGCGCGGGTGGCTGGGGCGATGTCCTCGGGGATGAAGGAAGCGCGCACTGGATCGGCCTGCGGGCACTGAACCGGCTGACCCGCTCGCTGGACGGTCGCCTGGCCTTCGGCGGACTGGAGCAGGCCGTGCTGGAGGCCGTGCGCGGGGAATGGCCCAGCTCACCCGACCTCACGCCCTCCGCCGCCGTCCTGACCTGGCTGGGTCGCCTGGGGCATCCCCGGTCGGGCATCGCGGCGCTGGCACGGGTGGTGGACGCTGCCGCCGAGAGAGGAGAACCGGAGGCCCGGCAGCTTCTGGCCTCTGCCGCCGGTGAACTCGCGCAGGCCGCGCGGGCCGCGCAGCGCCGCCTGCCCTCGGCGGGACCGCGCTGGAGCGTCGCCGGGGGCGTCACGCGCAGCCGCATCGTCCGCGACCACCTGAAAGGCGAACTCGGCGCGGCTCACTTCCGGGAGGTCCGGCTGCCCCCGCTGGGCGGCGCGGCACTTCTGGGGGCACGTCGGGCCGGATGGACCCTCACCCCTGAATGGGTCCAGACCCTCGCCACCGAACTCGCCCACCTTCCAGGCGGCACGCCACAAGGCACGAGAGGAGAACCATGTCCCACAACATCAGCCCCATGA